In the genome of Spirochaeta cellobiosiphila DSM 17781, one region contains:
- a CDS encoding rhodanese-like domain-containing protein has translation MQKIIFIIVIVLVIAIAFPIFAAPKADPAKYEWLKNQIETNKKLIILDVRTKEEYNRGHIPGAKLYPVDQLRNNYPKASKDQQLVVYCRSGNRSALAKRTLESLGYTNVYDFGGLYNWQDPLEK, from the coding sequence ATGCAAAAAATCATATTTATTATTGTTATTGTTTTGGTTATTGCCATTGCCTTTCCTATTTTTGCTGCCCCAAAAGCAGATCCAGCTAAATATGAATGGTTAAAGAATCAGATTGAAACAAATAAGAAACTCATAATACTGGATGTTCGCACTAAGGAAGAGTACAACAGAGGCCATATTCCAGGTGCTAAGCTCTATCCTGTGGATCAATTAAGAAATAATTATCCTAAAGCCTCAAAGGATCAGCAACTAGTTGTTTATTGTCGATCTGGTAATCGCTCAGCTCTTGCCAAAAGAACACTGGAGAGTTTAGGATACACAAATGTCTATGATTTTGGTGGTTTATATAACTGGCAGGATCCCTTAGAAAAATAA
- the rpsU gene encoding 30S ribosomal protein S21: MAVIRVDDNEVLEKAIKRFKRMVEKEGIIREWKKREYFEKPSTIKNKKRKALERKQAKKLRKLQQSNKH, encoded by the coding sequence ATCGCCGTTATTCGAGTAGATGATAACGAAGTTTTAGAAAAAGCAATCAAACGTTTTAAGCGTATGGTTGAAAAGGAAGGCATCATTCGAGAATGGAAGAAGCGTGAGTATTTTGAAAAACCTTCAACCATCAAGAATAAGAAGAGAAAAGCCTTAGAGCGAAAGCAGGCTAAAAAACTTCGAAAGTTGCAACAATCCAACAAACACTAG
- a CDS encoding M23 family metallopeptidase produces the protein MYKSSLLIFVLLFVVLSAFADVSYFIPSEATQGGYFSVFVRMEETPPYQVTLYDTKGIERSYDKLYPLPNDRSLYYGVLGVDSWWPAGEYKVVIEDEDSFEIFEQTMTIKQKNFLSEDIPLNQKMSNLRTDDSKKRAEESAELWSVISANEESGFYSIGNFAIPLSSYKRHSAFYGDRRVYIYSDGKKATSIHNGLDFAAPVGTPVKACSKGQVVMAQSRIITGNTIIIEHLPGVYSLYYHLDELLCKVGDIVERDSLIGKVGSTGLVTGPHLHFEVRIQTIPVDPLLLFDNPLLDKTQLIHMMRSTKQ, from the coding sequence ATGTATAAATCATCGCTATTGATTTTTGTTCTTCTCTTTGTAGTTCTCTCAGCTTTTGCTGATGTATCATACTTTATTCCTTCTGAAGCTACCCAGGGAGGATACTTTTCTGTTTTTGTCAGAATGGAAGAAACTCCTCCATATCAGGTCACTCTCTATGACACTAAAGGAATAGAACGTTCTTATGACAAATTGTATCCATTGCCTAATGATCGTTCTCTTTATTATGGAGTCTTAGGTGTTGATAGCTGGTGGCCTGCGGGGGAATATAAGGTTGTCATTGAGGATGAAGATAGTTTTGAGATCTTCGAACAGACCATGACAATAAAGCAAAAGAATTTTCTTAGTGAAGATATTCCTTTAAATCAAAAAATGTCTAATCTTAGAACAGATGACTCTAAAAAACGTGCTGAGGAATCAGCAGAATTATGGTCTGTCATCAGTGCCAATGAGGAATCTGGATTTTATAGTATAGGTAATTTTGCGATTCCTCTCTCTTCCTATAAAAGACACAGTGCCTTTTATGGAGACAGAAGAGTCTACATCTATAGTGATGGTAAGAAAGCCACTAGTATTCATAACGGATTGGATTTTGCGGCTCCTGTTGGTACACCGGTTAAAGCTTGTAGTAAGGGGCAGGTTGTTATGGCTCAATCTCGAATTATCACAGGTAATACTATTATCATTGAGCATCTCCCGGGAGTGTATTCCTTATATTATCATCTGGATGAGTTACTCTGTAAGGTAGGTGATATTGTTGAACGGGATTCTCTTATCGGTAAAGTAGGTTCTACTGGATTGGTCACAGGGCCTCATTTACACTTTGAAGTACGCATACAAACCATTCCTGTTGATCCATTGCTTCTATTTGACAATCCTCTTCTTGACAAGACTCAATTAATCCATATGATGAGAAGCACTAAACAATAA
- the recJ gene encoding single-stranded-DNA-specific exonuclease RecJ: MIWNKKEINSSLVRDIAQNYELDLLTSSILARRGVLRPEDIRFFIEEDFRFLHNPFEFDRMDDLVDRIKLAQDEGERVLVFGDRDVDGITSTVILYNALIGLGLEVEWGLPLGNDPYGLTINVVEEFAKNSGTLIITVDCGISNTEEVKRANELGVDVMILDHHNPGEDLPDALVIINPKMDACGYPHRDLAGCGVASKVAFALAFGQTELYNQSFCLLNIRPLNDSYLIEAIKVLNLNIQSRLHEVIVPGVGDPKTMGIIDFLQGQPIFVYQGNTQEAMFRKIFGKAYEIHYLDIAPKIAESFPPLADQSLLRMKSKSRISRYTAKPAEEVDIFYSIFVTYMLKTQGQLNDVYRNTLDLVAMGTLADLMDLKDENRILVRKGLEFLSETENPGLRELLRRLKLFGKKISASDVSWQLSPVINSTGRMGQPDKAVRLLTSKNQDEINKLVDQILGLNKERRQLGEDAWNTIYPMGQESFERHNKRLCVIYHPDIPRGITGILAARLVQRFDAPAMVCTLQDDYIVGSVRANRNFNAMNFLKSLESFFRDYGGHDAAAGFSLDQAKRNEFFLQVETTIDQFHMEESTEDTLDIDAELPPDYMTPDLIKVVDKLEPYGEGHRPLVFALKDALIENIDLIGKGEKKHVKLLLAYGKYKWPAIFWNSADRVGSDIVQGKSVSLAFHLGRNNFYNQESLQLTLLDVK, encoded by the coding sequence ATGATATGGAATAAAAAAGAAATCAATTCGTCCCTTGTAAGGGATATAGCACAGAATTATGAACTAGACTTATTAACATCTTCCATTCTTGCCAGAAGGGGGGTGCTACGCCCTGAGGATATCCGTTTCTTTATAGAGGAGGATTTTCGATTCCTCCATAACCCTTTTGAATTTGATCGTATGGATGATCTTGTTGATCGGATAAAACTGGCTCAAGATGAGGGCGAAAGGGTTCTTGTCTTTGGGGACCGTGATGTTGATGGTATTACCAGTACTGTCATCTTATATAATGCCCTGATAGGCCTGGGGCTAGAGGTTGAATGGGGTTTACCATTAGGCAATGATCCTTATGGTTTAACCATTAATGTTGTGGAAGAGTTCGCCAAAAACTCAGGTACACTTATCATCACCGTTGATTGTGGTATTAGTAATACAGAAGAAGTTAAAAGAGCTAATGAATTAGGTGTTGATGTCATGATATTGGATCATCATAATCCTGGAGAAGACCTTCCTGATGCATTAGTTATTATTAATCCCAAAATGGATGCCTGTGGTTATCCTCATAGGGATTTGGCAGGATGTGGTGTAGCTTCCAAAGTGGCCTTTGCCTTAGCTTTTGGTCAAACTGAGCTCTATAACCAGTCTTTTTGTTTGTTAAATATTCGTCCTTTAAATGACAGTTATCTCATAGAAGCCATAAAAGTATTGAATCTGAACATTCAATCCCGTCTTCATGAGGTAATAGTTCCCGGTGTTGGCGATCCCAAGACTATGGGAATCATTGATTTTCTACAGGGACAGCCTATATTTGTCTATCAAGGTAATACTCAGGAAGCTATGTTCCGTAAAATCTTCGGAAAGGCTTATGAAATCCATTATCTTGATATAGCTCCGAAAATTGCTGAGTCATTTCCCCCTCTAGCGGATCAAAGTTTGTTACGAATGAAAAGTAAAAGCCGGATATCCCGTTACACTGCCAAACCAGCAGAAGAAGTAGATATCTTTTATAGCATTTTCGTGACATACATGCTCAAAACTCAAGGGCAGCTTAATGATGTATACCGCAACACCTTAGATCTTGTTGCTATGGGAACATTAGCTGATCTTATGGATCTTAAAGATGAGAATCGAATTCTTGTTCGCAAAGGTTTGGAATTTTTAAGTGAGACTGAGAATCCGGGACTTCGTGAATTACTGAGGCGTTTAAAACTTTTTGGCAAAAAAATATCTGCCTCAGACGTGTCTTGGCAATTATCCCCTGTTATTAATTCTACTGGTCGTATGGGGCAACCTGATAAAGCTGTCAGATTATTAACTTCCAAAAATCAAGACGAAATCAATAAGCTTGTTGATCAGATCCTAGGTTTAAACAAAGAGAGGCGTCAACTGGGTGAAGATGCGTGGAATACCATATATCCCATGGGGCAGGAAAGTTTTGAAAGGCATAATAAGAGATTATGTGTCATCTATCATCCCGATATTCCTCGTGGTATTACTGGTATACTTGCCGCAAGATTGGTTCAGCGTTTTGATGCTCCAGCGATGGTCTGTACTCTACAGGATGATTATATTGTTGGTTCTGTAAGAGCCAATCGTAACTTCAATGCCATGAACTTTCTCAAAAGTCTTGAGAGTTTCTTTAGGGATTATGGTGGTCATGATGCTGCAGCTGGTTTTAGTTTGGATCAGGCAAAGAGGAATGAGTTTTTTCTTCAGGTAGAGACTACTATTGACCAATTCCATATGGAGGAATCCACTGAGGATACCCTTGATATTGATGCAGAGCTGCCACCGGATTATATGACTCCTGACTTAATAAAAGTGGTTGATAAATTGGAACCCTATGGAGAAGGTCATCGTCCTCTTGTTTTTGCTTTAAAAGATGCCTTAATTGAGAATATTGATCTCATAGGTAAGGGGGAAAAGAAACATGTCAAACTCCTTCTTGCTTATGGTAAGTATAAATGGCCTGCTATATTCTGGAACTCTGCAGACAGAGTTGGTTCTGATATTGTTCAAGGTAAATCTGTAAGTTTAGCTTTTCACTTGGGTCGTAATAATTTTTACAACCAGGAATCGCTTCAACTTACCCTATTGGATGTAAAATAA
- a CDS encoding thymidine phosphorylase, giving the protein MRAVEIIMKKRDGKALSEEELRFLIEGYVSGDIPEYQVSAWLMAVYFKGMTPEETGYLTKLMIESGDVFDLSGIEGPFVDKHSTGGVGDKVSLILAPLAASCGLKVPMMSGRALGHTGGTLDKLDSIEGYSTALSEDQIRKGLTETGMIMTGQSKKVVPADRLMYALRDVTGTVESIPLITASIMSKKFAEGAQSLIFDVKCGQGAFMKDFDSAKALAESLVNTGKSLGRNVVAVLTRMEEPLGVMTGNFLEVEESIKCLKGEGPKDLMDVTYRLTAWMLVAGAVCENVKEAEALCRQNISNGKALDKFYENVAFQGGDVEQLKKDYEQRRSSYSLVVESPVSGYISGINALEAGLGASGLGAGRNKTTDPVLFNVGYEFVRKTGDLVKTGEPLCVVYAEDQEKLKHGAERILSAYSFSDNEIQQEGMILAEIASI; this is encoded by the coding sequence ATGAGAGCTGTTGAAATTATAATGAAAAAACGTGACGGAAAAGCTTTATCCGAAGAAGAGCTCCGTTTTTTAATAGAAGGTTATGTGTCAGGAGATATTCCTGAATATCAGGTATCAGCTTGGTTAATGGCTGTTTATTTTAAAGGTATGACACCAGAAGAAACGGGATACTTAACAAAGCTTATGATTGAGTCAGGAGATGTTTTTGATCTCTCTGGTATAGAAGGTCCCTTTGTGGATAAACATTCTACTGGTGGTGTTGGAGACAAGGTTAGTTTGATATTAGCCCCTCTTGCCGCTTCTTGTGGATTAAAGGTTCCCATGATGTCTGGTCGTGCCTTAGGGCATACGGGAGGAACCCTGGATAAGCTGGATAGTATTGAAGGGTATTCTACTGCTCTAAGTGAAGATCAGATTCGTAAAGGTTTAACTGAGACTGGTATGATCATGACAGGACAAAGCAAAAAAGTAGTACCTGCAGATAGATTGATGTATGCCTTAAGGGATGTAACAGGAACTGTTGAATCCATACCTTTAATAACAGCTAGTATTATGAGTAAGAAATTTGCAGAGGGTGCCCAGAGTCTTATTTTTGATGTGAAATGTGGACAAGGAGCTTTCATGAAAGATTTTGATTCTGCAAAAGCTCTTGCTGAAAGCCTGGTAAATACAGGAAAGAGTCTAGGACGAAATGTCGTAGCTGTTCTGACAAGAATGGAAGAACCTCTTGGTGTGATGACTGGAAATTTTCTCGAAGTTGAAGAATCAATTAAGTGTTTGAAAGGGGAAGGCCCAAAGGATTTAATGGATGTTACCTATCGATTAACAGCCTGGATGTTAGTGGCAGGAGCTGTCTGTGAAAATGTGAAAGAGGCTGAAGCCCTCTGTCGTCAAAATATTAGTAATGGTAAGGCTCTCGATAAGTTTTATGAAAATGTGGCGTTCCAGGGTGGGGATGTGGAACAACTAAAGAAAGATTATGAGCAAAGAAGGAGCTCTTATAGTCTGGTTGTGGAATCTCCCGTTTCCGGTTATATTAGTGGTATAAATGCCCTCGAGGCCGGTTTAGGGGCTTCTGGTTTAGGAGCAGGCCGGAATAAAACAACCGATCCTGTTCTGTTTAATGTGGGATATGAATTTGTAAGAAAGACAGGAGATCTTGTGAAAACAGGAGAGCCTTTATGTGTTGTCTACGCCGAAGATCAAGAGAAATTAAAACATGGCGCAGAACGGATATTGTCAGCTTATTCTTTCTCAGATAATGAAATCCAGCAAGAGGGTATGATTCTCGCTGAGATTGCTTCAATATGA
- a CDS encoding NADP-dependent isocitrate dehydrogenase, which yields MKDPKIIYTLTDEAPALATYSLLPIIRKFAQSAEVDFELADISLAGRILASFPEHLQPEQRIPDDLARLGQLVQEPEANVIKLPNISASIPQLKAAIKELQDKGYALPNYPESPHSDEDRKVKKIYDKIKGSAVNPVLREGNSDRRAPKAVKQYAKNHPHRMGAWSSQSKSHVYTMTKGDFFDTEQSITIDKEDSFTIEFVTEKGDTQILKESAPLLKGEILDAAVLKQSDLRQTIKAAMSEALEEDILFSVHLKATMMKVSDPVLFGQVVALYFESLFTKHKDEFAKLSVDPNLGMTDILNKIKELPKDVQDQVLADLDKCYKEQPDLAMVNSDKGITNLHVPSDVIIDASMPAAIRNSGQMWGPDGNSKDTLYLIPDRSYAGIYQKTIENCKKEGAFDPTTMGSVANIGLMAQQAEEYGSHDKTFIAPSKGVMQAINSEGKVLLSQEVEQGDIFRMCQVKDAPIQDWIGLAVKRAKATQDPAIFWLNPKRAHDNQIINKINTYLPQYETTGLDIQILSPEEATEYTLQRIRKGLNTISVTGNVLRDYLTDLFPILEVGTSAKMLSIVPLMEGGGLFETGAGGSAPKHVQQFQEENHLRWDSLGEFLAIAVSLEHLSQSYGNTKAGILGETLEEATANLLEANKSPSRKAGQIDNRGSHFFLCLYWAKALSEQTKDAVLKEQFTPFYKALADKESTIEKELINCQNTAVDMKGYYKPDVKRVSQLMRPSATFNTILDSNL from the coding sequence ATGAAAGACCCTAAGATCATCTATACCTTAACAGATGAAGCACCCGCCTTGGCAACCTATTCCTTATTACCCATCATCAGGAAATTTGCCCAATCAGCTGAGGTTGATTTTGAACTGGCAGATATATCATTGGCAGGAAGAATATTGGCATCTTTTCCCGAACACTTACAACCAGAACAACGCATTCCTGATGACCTAGCCCGATTAGGTCAACTCGTTCAAGAACCAGAAGCAAATGTTATCAAACTTCCGAACATATCCGCTTCTATTCCCCAGTTGAAAGCAGCCATAAAAGAGCTACAGGATAAAGGCTATGCCCTCCCCAATTATCCTGAATCCCCTCATTCGGATGAGGATAGAAAAGTCAAAAAAATCTACGACAAAATCAAAGGAAGTGCTGTTAATCCTGTACTTAGAGAAGGAAACTCTGATAGAAGAGCTCCTAAAGCCGTTAAACAATATGCCAAGAATCATCCCCATAGGATGGGAGCATGGTCCAGCCAATCCAAGAGCCATGTTTATACCATGACAAAGGGTGACTTCTTTGATACAGAACAATCCATCACTATAGATAAAGAGGATAGCTTTACAATAGAATTTGTAACGGAGAAGGGAGATACACAGATTCTCAAAGAATCAGCGCCTTTACTCAAAGGCGAGATTCTTGATGCGGCAGTACTAAAACAATCCGACCTTCGCCAAACCATCAAAGCGGCCATGTCAGAAGCATTAGAGGAAGATATTCTTTTCTCAGTTCATTTAAAAGCCACCATGATGAAGGTATCTGACCCAGTTCTTTTTGGACAGGTTGTCGCCCTTTATTTTGAATCCCTCTTCACTAAACATAAGGATGAGTTTGCCAAGCTATCAGTTGACCCTAACTTGGGAATGACAGATATTCTTAACAAAATCAAAGAATTGCCAAAGGATGTTCAAGATCAAGTCCTTGCAGACCTAGATAAATGTTATAAAGAACAACCAGACTTGGCCATGGTCAATTCTGATAAAGGAATCACGAACCTCCATGTTCCCAGTGATGTCATTATTGATGCCTCCATGCCTGCAGCGATACGTAACTCTGGACAAATGTGGGGACCGGATGGCAACTCGAAGGATACACTCTACCTGATTCCTGACCGATCCTATGCAGGTATCTATCAAAAAACAATAGAAAACTGTAAAAAGGAAGGAGCCTTTGATCCTACCACAATGGGGTCTGTAGCCAATATTGGTCTCATGGCACAGCAAGCCGAAGAATATGGTTCCCACGATAAAACTTTTATTGCACCATCAAAGGGTGTTATGCAGGCAATAAACAGTGAAGGAAAAGTACTTCTCTCACAGGAAGTAGAACAGGGTGATATCTTCCGTATGTGCCAGGTAAAGGATGCCCCCATTCAAGATTGGATTGGTTTAGCTGTAAAGAGAGCTAAAGCCACTCAAGATCCAGCTATCTTCTGGTTAAATCCTAAACGAGCTCATGACAATCAGATCATTAATAAGATTAATACCTACCTTCCCCAATATGAGACAACAGGTTTAGACATTCAGATCCTGTCTCCAGAAGAAGCAACGGAGTATACCCTCCAACGCATTCGAAAAGGATTGAATACCATATCTGTAACAGGAAATGTATTAAGAGATTATCTAACAGACCTCTTCCCCATCCTGGAAGTAGGAACATCAGCCAAGATGTTATCCATTGTTCCTCTCATGGAAGGAGGTGGATTATTTGAAACAGGAGCTGGTGGATCGGCCCCTAAACATGTACAGCAATTCCAGGAAGAGAACCACCTGAGATGGGATTCTTTAGGAGAATTTCTTGCTATTGCCGTATCACTGGAACACCTTAGCCAATCCTATGGCAATACGAAAGCAGGTATCTTAGGAGAAACCTTAGAGGAAGCAACAGCCAATCTATTAGAGGCCAATAAATCACCCAGCCGTAAAGCAGGACAAATAGACAATAGAGGAAGTCATTTCTTTCTATGTCTTTACTGGGCCAAGGCCCTATCAGAACAGACAAAGGATGCTGTCTTAAAAGAGCAATTTACACCTTTCTACAAAGCACTTGCGGACAAGGAAAGCACCATTGAGAAAGAGCTGATCAACTGTCAAAACACAGCGGTTGATATGAAAGGCTACTACAAACCGGATGTAAAGAGGGTAAGTCAACTCATGCGGCCCTCTGCGACCTTTAATACCATACTGGACAGTAATCTATAA
- the recO gene encoding DNA repair protein RecO, whose product MDSNRHFKSEYIVIKSDKMGESNRLLSLLTPELGILRATAFGALKSKGKLHGYTSHLAYGSGDLYHDPVKGFWKLSSVDGGETFVNIGTNLKAYFAGCVMAEIYPHLFWNETDGPYFFDLMKQSLYCLNDCSEKDVDYILIQYLWRLLVVLGFAPDFEHCCKTGVPLDGETSIYYQKSYNGFTSAELSDSRHLMIHRGVIKYLKYTYDLSLEKSLKVTLSDQDISTLKSILIAHIQNEINYSLKTIKMSSGIL is encoded by the coding sequence TTGGATAGTAATAGGCATTTTAAATCGGAATATATCGTTATTAAATCAGATAAAATGGGTGAATCTAATAGATTATTGAGTTTATTGACACCTGAATTGGGCATTTTAAGGGCTACAGCTTTTGGCGCTCTCAAAAGCAAAGGGAAACTCCATGGCTATACCAGTCATCTGGCCTATGGGTCTGGAGACCTTTATCATGATCCCGTTAAGGGGTTCTGGAAGTTGAGTTCTGTTGATGGTGGCGAAACTTTTGTTAATATTGGAACAAATCTCAAAGCCTACTTCGCCGGTTGCGTTATGGCAGAGATCTATCCCCATCTTTTCTGGAATGAAACAGATGGGCCTTATTTTTTTGACCTAATGAAACAAAGTCTGTATTGCCTGAATGATTGTAGTGAAAAGGATGTGGATTATATTCTTATACAATATCTATGGCGTCTTCTTGTGGTTCTTGGTTTTGCCCCTGATTTTGAGCATTGTTGTAAGACTGGAGTTCCTCTTGATGGAGAAACTTCTATCTATTATCAAAAATCCTATAATGGTTTCACAAGTGCGGAACTCAGTGATAGTCGGCATCTGATGATTCATCGTGGTGTCATTAAGTATTTGAAGTACACTTATGATTTGAGTCTGGAGAAATCCTTGAAGGTCACTTTGTCTGATCAAGACATTAGTACCCTTAAATCAATACTTATTGCTCATATACAGAATGAAATAAACTATTCCCTGAAGACGATTAAAATGTCCTCAGGGATTCTTTGA